In Blautia sp. SC05B48, a single genomic region encodes these proteins:
- a CDS encoding serine hydrolase, with product MRRKKIYKVLAFCLSTVMLAQPVFATTVQQTAQGSLGSVTEESQILPIPGESGKYILKSNGFYCLNEDGTKENTPAVYYFDHFEIDGTVFDGYYYHDESGKFTAGNSHMVQITDLKAPAKDGSGAEVSFDGCYMVNNLGKLSASPQVRYMDNLVVDKTTYNGLYYFDEYGKMVTDPGIHYLEMNAAGQMFDGYYYFGGENGVLLQEEGETPEGFSVDASGKVETKDLGMDGLEKRLADLLGTYEGTWSVYVKDLTSGQEFEQNSQSLYSASLIKVFVMAQTYANMDTVLQSEAAKMKKDVTDPSVSTKVNDLLWNMITVSDNESFNELVRLQTASGVFKDGAQAVNGFLAEQKFADTSVQHILSPSSSKDVGLGGRNTTSVKDCAELLFRIYKGECVSKEASEAMRNLLLNQQVTTKIPSGISASVEIANKTGETDTDQHDIAIVYGKKTTYILCVMSEDCKPGDAVSHIRDISGIVYNYLNMDLDQG from the coding sequence ATGAGACGAAAAAAAATATATAAAGTATTGGCATTTTGTCTGAGCACAGTGATGCTCGCACAGCCGGTTTTTGCGACAACAGTGCAGCAGACGGCACAGGGAAGCCTTGGTTCTGTTACGGAGGAGTCCCAGATACTTCCAATTCCCGGTGAAAGCGGGAAATATATTCTGAAAAGCAATGGCTTTTACTGCCTGAATGAAGATGGAACCAAAGAAAATACTCCGGCAGTGTATTATTTTGATCATTTTGAGATCGACGGAACGGTTTTTGATGGATATTATTATCACGACGAAAGCGGTAAGTTTACAGCGGGAAACTCGCATATGGTCCAGATCACCGATCTGAAGGCGCCGGCAAAAGACGGCAGCGGTGCGGAAGTTTCTTTTGACGGCTGTTATATGGTAAACAATCTGGGAAAGCTCAGCGCCTCTCCACAGGTACGTTATATGGATAATCTGGTGGTGGACAAAACAACGTACAACGGGCTGTATTATTTTGATGAATATGGAAAAATGGTTACGGATCCGGGTATCCATTATCTGGAAATGAATGCTGCAGGACAGATGTTTGACGGATATTATTATTTTGGCGGAGAAAACGGCGTTCTGCTCCAGGAAGAGGGAGAGACTCCGGAGGGATTTTCCGTTGATGCATCCGGAAAAGTCGAGACTAAAGATCTGGGAATGGATGGCCTTGAGAAACGGCTTGCGGATCTTCTTGGAACCTATGAGGGTACATGGAGCGTTTATGTAAAGGATCTGACCAGTGGTCAGGAGTTTGAACAGAACAGCCAGTCGCTGTACTCAGCCAGTCTGATCAAAGTGTTTGTCATGGCCCAGACCTATGCCAACATGGATACAGTCCTTCAGAGCGAAGCGGCAAAAATGAAAAAAGATGTTACAGATCCGTCCGTATCCACAAAGGTCAATGATCTTCTCTGGAATATGATCACAGTCAGTGACAATGAATCCTTTAATGAGCTGGTACGTCTGCAGACAGCATCGGGTGTTTTTAAGGACGGAGCGCAGGCTGTAAATGGATTTCTTGCGGAACAGAAATTTGCAGATACTTCCGTTCAGCACATCTTAAGCCCGTCCTCGTCAAAGGACGTCGGCCTCGGCGGCAGGAACACCACTTCCGTAAAAGACTGCGCAGAGCTTCTTTTCCGGATCTATAAAGGAGAATGTGTATCGAAAGAAGCTTCGGAGGCTATGCGTAATCTGCTTCTGAACCAGCAGGTTACTACTAAGATCCCCAGCGGGATATCTGCGTCCGTGGAAATTGCAAATAAGACTGGAGAAACGGATACGGACCAGCATGATATCGCCATTGTATATGGAAAAAAGACTACATATATCCTCTGTGTGATGTCAGAAGACTGTAAACCTGGGGACGCAGTTTCGCATATCCGGGATATTTCCGGTATTGTTTATAATTATCTGAATATGGACCTTGACCAGGGGTGA
- a CDS encoding ATP-dependent DNA helicase — MEKPRVRISVRNLVEFILRSGDLDNSSGTSGDKEAMLKGGRLHRKIQRSMKGDYQAEVSLKKESEYDDVVIQVEGRADGIFTEDGAVYIDEIKGTYGNVQAMDIPVAVHRAQAMCYGLIWGEKEGISEIHIQMTYAHLETEETRRFREDFSIEELKGWYQKLLDAYHKWIAYSLNWKKERNASMKDLQFPFPYREGQRDIVSGVYHTVSSGKTLFVQAPTGVGKTMSAIFPSVRAIGEGKGETLFYLTAKTITGTVAQEAFHILREKGLKFKVTAITAKEKLCFQDTPECTPEKCPYAKGHFDRVNDAVYELWTTEEVYSREVIRAHAEKWHVCPFEMCLDLSIWVDGIICDYNYVFDPNVHLKRFFGENISGDHIFLIDEAHNLVERGREMYSAGISRRSLVALRKKIKKRFSKLARTLDKANRQMMELEENLAETGKGYQVLPNPGVLPITFLTISGELEEILEEKELEEELRREILEFYFIVRDFLNVSELVDENYVVYTENHVEEGFRLRLFCVNPAENLGEYLKKGRSAIFFSATMFPMLYYRELLTTDRDAYGIYVQSPFPKENRRILIGSDVSSRYTRRNRAEYRKIAGYIARCVWQRPGNYMVFFPSYRLMEDVLQVYEEEFSVDWVRCVCQTPDMTEKEREGFLEEFQEREGTLVGFCVLGGIFSEGVDLTGESLIGAVIVGTGLPQIGSQREILKEYYDKKNHCGFDYAYRYPGMNKVLQAAGRVIRTKEDKGVILLLDDRFWDRDYQEIFPREWQDRTGCRLDTVEGAVETFWKRFT; from the coding sequence ATGGAAAAACCAAGAGTACGGATTTCTGTCAGAAATCTTGTGGAATTTATACTGAGGAGCGGAGATCTGGATAACAGCAGTGGGACATCCGGAGATAAGGAAGCCATGTTAAAAGGCGGAAGGCTTCACCGCAAGATACAGCGGAGTATGAAGGGCGATTATCAGGCAGAGGTTTCTCTGAAAAAAGAAAGTGAATACGACGATGTGGTCATTCAGGTTGAGGGCCGTGCAGACGGGATCTTTACAGAGGACGGAGCCGTTTATATTGACGAGATCAAGGGAACTTACGGAAATGTCCAGGCAATGGACATACCAGTAGCGGTTCACCGTGCCCAGGCTATGTGTTACGGACTGATCTGGGGAGAAAAAGAGGGGATTTCAGAAATCCACATTCAGATGACCTACGCTCATCTTGAGACGGAAGAAACCAGGAGATTTCGTGAGGATTTTTCCATAGAGGAGCTTAAAGGCTGGTATCAGAAGCTTCTGGATGCCTATCACAAATGGATCGCATATTCCCTTAACTGGAAAAAAGAGAGGAATGCATCCATGAAGGATCTGCAGTTTCCGTTTCCATATAGAGAGGGACAGCGGGATATCGTTAGTGGTGTGTACCATACGGTTTCCAGCGGGAAGACCTTATTTGTCCAGGCACCTACCGGCGTGGGAAAAACCATGTCTGCCATTTTTCCTTCGGTGCGCGCTATCGGTGAGGGAAAAGGGGAAACACTTTTTTATCTTACCGCAAAAACCATCACAGGAACTGTGGCGCAGGAGGCATTCCATATCCTGCGGGAAAAAGGTCTGAAATTCAAGGTGACGGCGATCACGGCAAAGGAAAAACTGTGTTTTCAGGATACTCCGGAATGTACACCGGAGAAATGTCCTTATGCAAAGGGACATTTTGACCGGGTAAATGATGCGGTTTATGAGCTCTGGACCACAGAAGAGGTATATTCCAGAGAAGTGATCCGTGCTCATGCAGAAAAATGGCATGTATGCCCTTTTGAAATGTGTCTGGATCTCTCAATCTGGGTAGACGGGATCATCTGTGATTATAATTACGTGTTTGATCCCAATGTTCATCTGAAACGTTTTTTCGGGGAAAATATTTCCGGGGATCATATTTTTCTGATCGATGAGGCCCATAATCTGGTAGAACGTGGCAGAGAGATGTACAGTGCCGGTATTTCCCGTCGGAGTCTGGTCGCCCTTCGAAAGAAGATAAAAAAGCGTTTTTCAAAACTGGCCAGAACGCTGGACAAAGCAAATCGCCAGATGATGGAACTGGAAGAGAACCTTGCGGAAACGGGAAAAGGGTATCAGGTGCTGCCCAATCCCGGAGTACTGCCGATCACATTTCTTACAATATCAGGTGAACTGGAAGAAATCCTGGAGGAAAAAGAGCTGGAAGAAGAACTGCGCAGGGAAATCCTGGAATTTTATTTTATAGTGCGTGATTTTTTAAATGTTTCAGAACTGGTAGATGAAAATTATGTGGTGTATACCGAAAACCACGTGGAAGAAGGATTTCGCCTGAGATTGTTCTGTGTGAACCCGGCAGAAAATCTGGGAGAATACCTGAAAAAAGGGAGAAGTGCTATTTTCTTTTCAGCTACAATGTTTCCAATGCTCTATTACCGGGAGCTTTTGACAACAGACCGTGATGCCTATGGGATTTATGTGCAGTCTCCTTTCCCAAAAGAAAACCGCAGGATTCTTATCGGCAGCGATGTAAGCAGCCGGTATACCCGGAGAAATCGTGCAGAATACCGGAAGATCGCCGGATATATTGCCAGGTGTGTCTGGCAGAGGCCGGGAAATTATATGGTGTTTTTTCCGTCGTATCGTCTTATGGAAGACGTACTGCAGGTTTATGAGGAAGAATTTTCCGTAGACTGGGTGCGCTGCGTGTGTCAGACACCGGATATGACAGAAAAGGAACGGGAAGGATTTTTGGAGGAATTTCAGGAACGGGAAGGTACCCTGGTAGGGTTCTGTGTCCTTGGAGGGATTTTTTCCGAGGGTGTTGATCTGACAGGGGAAAGTCTGATCGGGGCAGTGATCGTAGGAACCGGACTTCCCCAGATCGGCAGTCAGCGTGAGATCCTGAAAGAGTATTACGATAAAAAGAATCACTGTGGTTTTGATTATGCATATCGCTATCCGGGTATGAACAAGGTGCTTCAGGCCGCCGGGCGCGTGATCCGCACAAAAGAGGATAAAGGCGTGATATTGCTTCTGGATGACCGCTTCTGGGACCGAGATTACCAGGAAATCTTTCCCCGGGAATGGCAGGACCGTACAGGCTGCAGGCTGGATACGGTAGAAGGCGCAGTGGAGACATTCTGGAAGAGGTTTACTTGA
- a CDS encoding HPr family phosphocarrier protein has protein sequence MEKQIKLDEKSAQEFVSAASKCKFDIDVFYNRIIIDAKSILGLLSLDLTKTLTVKCYGEDEDFNRVLSKYAVG, from the coding sequence ATGGAGAAACAGATCAAACTGGATGAAAAAAGTGCACAGGAGTTTGTCAGTGCAGCCAGCAAATGTAAATTTGATATTGATGTATTTTATAACCGTATTATCATTGACGCAAAGTCGATCCTCGGACTTTTGAGTCTGGATCTGACAAAGACTCTGACAGTAAAGTGTTACGGAGAAGATGAGGATTTTAACCGTGTTCTTTCCAAGTATGCAGTAGGTTGA
- a CDS encoding aspartate kinase gives MKKVVKFGGSSLANAEQFQKVGDIIRSDESRRYVVPSAPGKRFDDDIKVTDMLYGCYDAASKGEDITEKINAIKARYYEIIKGLGLSLSLEEEFKKIDEDFRAQAGIQYAASRGEFLNGKIMAAYLGYDFVDAASVIRFDKAGNLEAEETNKLLSKKLSKSQHAVIPGFYGACADGTVKTFSRGGSDVTGSLVAKAIHADIYENWTDVSGFLVTDPRIVHNPEPIEAITYRELRELSYMGATVLHEDAIFPVRKEGIPINIRNTNSPEDKGTLIVESTCKKPKFTITGIAGKKGFCSINIEKSMMNSEIGFGRKVLQVFEDQGISFEHVPSGIDTMTVYVHQDEFEEKEQQVIAGIHRLVQPDFVEMESDLALIAVVGRGMKSQRGTAGRIFSALAHANVNVKMIDQGSSELNIIIGVENRDFEKAVRAIYDIFVLTRI, from the coding sequence ATGAAAAAAGTTGTAAAATTCGGTGGAAGTTCTCTTGCAAATGCGGAGCAGTTCCAGAAAGTGGGCGATATTATCCGTAGTGATGAGAGCCGCCGTTATGTAGTTCCGTCAGCTCCGGGAAAGAGATTTGACGATGATATCAAAGTGACTGATATGCTTTATGGATGTTATGACGCAGCATCTAAAGGGGAGGATATCACTGAGAAGATTAATGCGATCAAGGCGCGATATTATGAGATCATCAAGGGTCTCGGACTGAGCCTTTCTCTTGAGGAGGAGTTCAAGAAAATCGATGAAGATTTCCGTGCACAGGCAGGAATCCAGTATGCGGCATCCAGAGGAGAGTTCCTCAATGGTAAGATCATGGCTGCATACCTTGGATATGATTTTGTGGATGCAGCTTCTGTGATCCGTTTTGATAAAGCTGGTAATCTGGAAGCGGAGGAGACCAATAAACTCCTTTCCAAAAAACTCAGCAAATCCCAGCATGCGGTTATTCCGGGATTTTACGGCGCATGTGCAGATGGCACGGTAAAGACATTTTCCAGAGGTGGTTCTGATGTGACCGGATCTCTGGTTGCAAAAGCTATTCATGCAGATATTTATGAGAACTGGACGGACGTTTCCGGTTTTCTTGTAACAGATCCACGCATCGTTCACAATCCGGAGCCTATCGAGGCAATCACATACAGAGAACTTCGTGAGCTTTCCTACATGGGAGCTACTGTTCTTCATGAGGATGCCATTTTCCCGGTTCGTAAAGAGGGAATTCCGATCAATATCCGTAACACAAACAGCCCGGAGGATAAAGGTACTCTGATCGTAGAGAGCACCTGTAAGAAGCCGAAATTTACTATTACCGGTATCGCCGGAAAGAAAGGCTTCTGCTCTATTAATATCGAGAAATCCATGATGAACAGTGAGATTGGGTTCGGACGCAAGGTACTTCAGGTATTTGAAGATCAGGGGATCAGCTTTGAGCATGTACCATCCGGAATCGATACCATGACTGTATATGTTCATCAGGACGAATTTGAGGAGAAAGAGCAGCAGGTTATCGCAGGTATCCACCGTCTGGTACAGCCTGATTTTGTGGAGATGGAATCTGACCTTGCACTGATCGCAGTTGTTGGTCGTGGAATGAAATCCCAGAGAGGCACTGCAGGAAGGATCTTCTCTGCTCTTGCCCATGCAAATGTAAATGTAAAAATGATCGACCAGGGTTCCAGTGAGCTGAATATCATCATCGGTGTAGAGAACCGTGATTTCGAAAAAGCAGTCAGAGCAATCTACGATATTTTTGTTCTGACACGAATATAA
- a CDS encoding DUF2325 domain-containing protein: MSVVIVGGNERMVCQYEDICKGFGCKAKVFAKEKGAMKKKIGVPDLMILFTSTVSHKMVNCAVEEAKKKSIPVCRCHTSSAAALENILKQYCA; this comes from the coding sequence ATGAGCGTTGTAATTGTAGGCGGTAATGAAAGAATGGTATGTCAGTATGAGGATATCTGTAAAGGCTTCGGATGCAAGGCGAAAGTCTTTGCCAAGGAAAAAGGAGCCATGAAGAAAAAGATCGGGGTGCCGGATCTGATGATCCTGTTCACAAGTACTGTTTCCCACAAAATGGTAAACTGCGCAGTTGAAGAAGCAAAGAAAAAATCCATTCCGGTATGCCGCTGTCATACAAGCAGCGCTGCAGCTCTTGAGAACATTCTGAAGCAGTACTGTGCATAA
- the tsaA gene encoding tRNA (N6-threonylcarbamoyladenosine(37)-N6)-methyltransferase TrmO, whose protein sequence is MKIIARIRSDFPTKFGIPRQSGRVEELAACIVFEPEYRVREAVKGLEDFSHIWLLWEFSQSIRENWSPTVRPPRLGGNERMGVFATRSPFRPNPVGLSCVKLEKIDMESKEAPVLIVSGADLMDGTPIYDIKPYLPVADCHPEALGGFATKVEQQFLQVEIPEEWKARIPEDKLSALEGVLREDPRPAYQKDPERIYGMPFAGMDVRFQVKNGILTVCEITEYKKSDKI, encoded by the coding sequence ATGAAGATAATCGCAAGGATCAGAAGTGATTTTCCGACAAAATTCGGAATCCCACGTCAGAGCGGCCGAGTGGAAGAACTGGCAGCCTGTATTGTTTTTGAACCGGAATACCGGGTGCGTGAAGCGGTAAAGGGACTGGAAGATTTTTCGCATATCTGGCTGCTGTGGGAGTTTTCACAGTCAATCCGTGAGAACTGGTCCCCTACGGTACGTCCGCCACGTCTGGGCGGAAATGAAAGGATGGGTGTATTTGCCACCAGATCGCCCTTCCGCCCTAATCCTGTAGGCTTATCCTGTGTGAAGCTTGAAAAGATCGACATGGAAAGTAAAGAAGCTCCTGTACTGATCGTATCCGGTGCGGACCTGATGGACGGAACCCCCATCTATGATATCAAGCCATATCTGCCTGTGGCAGACTGTCATCCGGAAGCACTGGGCGGCTTTGCGACGAAGGTGGAGCAGCAGTTTCTACAGGTGGAAATCCCGGAAGAATGGAAGGCAAGGATCCCGGAGGACAAGCTTTCTGCATTGGAAGGTGTGCTCAGAGAAGATCCGAGGCCTGCCTACCAGAAAGATCCGGAGAGGATATACGGAATGCCTTTTGCAGGGATGGATGTTCGTTTTCAGGTAAAAAACGGCATACTTACAGTATGTGAGATCACAGAATATAAAAAATCAGACAAAATTTAA
- a CDS encoding GGDEF domain-containing protein has translation MNKDKGVFMTAQEVNKEIEILKTVFDIVRLVDVSRTAPVNIGSDDCSYEAEHKCFAVWNKNRRCENCISAKVFARKNRMTKFEFVNDDIYQVIAKYVVIDGTPLVMEMVFKMTDKIFLGAYGSGPLIDKISKFNRELYEDPLTGARNRRYFEEQLKPLDKMVAIAMIDVDNFKQINDSYGHVAGDEALCTIVRTIFDHVRANDVVLRYGGDEFLLMFEEIPEKVFQQKLEDIRKEIAMADVPEYKEIRLSTSVGGVYGNCKVRDGVVEADKLLYQAKRQKNCVAYKRI, from the coding sequence ATGAATAAAGATAAGGGCGTATTTATGACTGCCCAGGAAGTAAATAAAGAAATAGAAATTCTAAAGACGGTTTTTGACATTGTAAGACTGGTGGATGTCAGCCGTACAGCTCCGGTAAATATTGGCTCAGATGATTGCTCTTATGAAGCAGAACATAAATGCTTTGCAGTGTGGAATAAAAACAGAAGATGTGAGAACTGTATTTCTGCCAAAGTTTTTGCCCGCAAAAACAGAATGACGAAATTTGAGTTCGTCAATGATGACATTTATCAGGTGATCGCCAAATATGTGGTTATAGACGGGACACCTCTTGTTATGGAAATGGTCTTTAAAATGACGGATAAGATTTTTCTGGGAGCTTACGGAAGCGGGCCTCTGATCGATAAGATCAGCAAATTCAACCGGGAATTATATGAAGATCCGCTGACTGGTGCCAGAAACCGGAGGTATTTTGAGGAACAGCTGAAACCCCTGGATAAGATGGTGGCTATAGCTATGATCGACGTGGATAATTTTAAACAGATCAATGACAGCTATGGCCATGTAGCCGGAGATGAGGCGTTGTGCACCATTGTCAGAACGATTTTTGATCATGTGCGGGCAAATGACGTGGTACTGCGTTATGGAGGAGACGAATTTCTTCTGATGTTTGAAGAAATTCCGGAAAAGGTATTTCAGCAGAAGCTGGAAGATATCCGGAAAGAGATCGCAATGGCAGATGTGCCGGAATACAAAGAAATCCGGCTTTCCACGAGCGTGGGAGGTGTATATGGAAACTGTAAGGTCAGAGATGGAGTGGTAGAAGCGGACAAGCTTCTCTATCAGGCCAAGCGGCAAAAAAACTGTGTTGCTTACAAGCGGATCTGA
- a CDS encoding DeoR/GlpR family DNA-binding transcription regulator encodes MLTEQRYEIILGLLREKNSVTVTELKDILDASESTVRRDITALYKAGRLTRVFGGAVALEHTVNAYEPTVAQKVELNIEEKKKIAAYAAALIRPEDFVYLDAGTTTGYMLEHLEGSGATFVTNGVSHARALAQMGVRVLLIGGELKGSTEAVIGSQAMQMLKNYHFTKGFFGTNGMTQREGFTTPESNEALVKRTAMEQCLEKYVVSDSSKFGQISAVTFFSFDGAVILTESCSKEYKDCRNIQIVS; translated from the coding sequence ATGCTGACGGAGCAGAGATACGAGATCATACTCGGCCTTCTCAGAGAAAAAAACAGTGTTACGGTAACAGAGCTGAAAGATATCCTGGATGCATCGGAATCTACGGTCCGCAGAGACATCACGGCGCTTTACAAGGCGGGGAGGCTGACCAGGGTTTTTGGCGGTGCGGTAGCGCTGGAACATACTGTCAATGCCTATGAGCCTACCGTAGCCCAGAAAGTTGAGCTGAATATTGAAGAAAAAAAGAAGATCGCAGCCTATGCGGCAGCTCTGATCCGTCCGGAAGATTTTGTGTATCTGGACGCGGGAACGACTACCGGATATATGTTGGAACATCTGGAAGGCTCCGGGGCGACTTTTGTCACCAATGGTGTTTCCCATGCCAGGGCTCTGGCTCAGATGGGAGTTCGTGTATTGCTGATCGGCGGAGAGCTGAAGGGATCTACGGAAGCTGTGATCGGAAGTCAGGCCATGCAGATGCTGAAGAATTATCATTTTACCAAGGGCTTTTTCGGGACCAATGGGATGACTCAGAGAGAAGGTTTTACCACGCCGGAATCCAATGAGGCACTGGTAAAGCGAACAGCCATGGAGCAGTGTCTGGAAAAGTACGTGGTGTCTGACAGCTCCAAATTCGGACAGATCAGTGCGGTGACATTCTTTTCATTTGACGGAGCGGTAATTCTGACGGAAAGCTGTTCCAAAGAATATAAAGATTGCAGAAATATACAGATCGTATCATAG
- a CDS encoding HPr family phosphocarrier protein, with the protein MKEFKYVVTDNEGIHARPAGELVKLVKGFESKITIEKDGKTVECRKLLALMGLGVKKGHEVTFTFDGADEDAAYEAVSKFMQENL; encoded by the coding sequence ATGAAAGAATTCAAGTATGTAGTGACAGATAACGAAGGAATCCATGCACGTCCGGCCGGAGAGCTTGTGAAGCTTGTAAAAGGTTTCGAGTCCAAGATCACTATCGAGAAGGATGGCAAGACTGTAGAGTGCAGAAAGCTTCTTGCACTTATGGGACTTGGCGTAAAGAAGGGCCATGAGGTTACCTTTACATTCGATGGTGCAGACGAGGATGCAGCATACGAGGCAGTAAGCAAATTCATGCAGGAGAACCTGTAA
- a CDS encoding PTS fructose transporter subunit IIABC → MRITDLLDKRSISLDAAPKTKSEALDMAVDLMVKSEKISDREAYRKQVYLREEESTTGIGEGIAIPHGKCDAVKKPGLAAMVVKNGVEFEALDDEPVTLLFLIAAPNTEDNIHLDVLSKLSVMLMDDNFTESLRNADSVDEFMEIIDKADDEKKDIDERLADTGSSEGARAKLLAVTSCPTGIAHTYMAAEGLEKAAKAKDCFIKIETRGSGGAKNVLTDQEIREADCIIVAADAKVPMDRFDGKKVIECQVSDGISKADQLVERAISGDVPVYHAAAGSQSSSSNTKAGGGAGHKIYMQLMNGVSHMLPLVVGGGILIALAFLIDGLSIDLNSLPADQRANFGTITPAAAVLKSIGGTAFGFMLPILAGFIAMAIGDRPALAVGLVGGMIAANGKSGFLGALLAGFLAGYLILGLRKVCDKLPEALEKIAPVLIYPVVGVLLMGLCMTFIVEPIMGGINTGLNNALTGMGNSSKVILGLILGGMMAIDMGGPFNKAAYVFGTAAIAAGNYDIMAAVMVGGMTPPCAIALASLLFKDKFTKEEREAGPTNFIMGLAFITEGAIPFAASDPIHVLPSCIVGSAVAGAISMFFNCTLMAPHGGIFVFPVVGNALMYLVALVVGTLISAMLLGVLKKKVA, encoded by the coding sequence ATGAGAATCACAGATTTGCTTGACAAAAGAAGCATATCACTGGATGCGGCACCGAAGACGAAATCCGAAGCGCTGGACATGGCCGTAGATCTTATGGTAAAAAGCGAAAAGATCAGCGACAGGGAAGCTTATCGGAAACAGGTGTATTTAAGAGAGGAAGAAAGTACGACAGGAATCGGTGAGGGAATCGCCATTCCTCATGGAAAATGTGATGCGGTAAAGAAACCGGGACTTGCTGCCATGGTAGTAAAAAACGGTGTGGAATTTGAGGCACTGGATGATGAGCCGGTTACCCTTCTTTTCCTGATCGCAGCACCGAATACAGAAGATAACATTCATCTGGATGTACTCAGCAAGCTTTCCGTAATGCTGATGGATGATAATTTTACAGAGTCCTTACGCAACGCAGATTCTGTAGATGAATTTATGGAGATCATCGACAAGGCAGATGATGAGAAAAAAGATATTGATGAAAGACTGGCAGATACAGGAAGTTCCGAAGGAGCCCGAGCTAAACTGCTGGCAGTTACCTCCTGCCCCACAGGTATTGCCCACACCTACATGGCAGCAGAGGGACTGGAAAAAGCAGCGAAGGCGAAAGACTGTTTCATTAAAATAGAGACACGAGGCTCCGGCGGAGCAAAAAATGTACTTACGGATCAGGAGATCCGGGAGGCAGACTGCATCATCGTAGCAGCAGATGCCAAGGTTCCTATGGATCGTTTCGATGGAAAGAAAGTCATCGAATGTCAGGTTTCTGATGGAATCAGCAAAGCGGACCAGCTTGTTGAACGTGCGATTTCCGGAGATGTTCCGGTATATCATGCGGCAGCAGGCAGTCAGAGCTCTTCCTCAAATACAAAAGCAGGCGGCGGAGCAGGCCACAAGATCTATATGCAGCTGATGAACGGTGTATCTCACATGCTTCCGTTGGTTGTAGGCGGTGGTATCCTGATCGCTCTTGCGTTCCTGATTGATGGTTTAAGTATAGATTTAAATTCCCTTCCTGCAGACCAGAGAGCAAACTTTGGTACAATCACACCGGCAGCGGCTGTTCTGAAAAGTATTGGTGGCACTGCGTTTGGTTTTATGCTTCCGATCCTGGCAGGATTTATCGCAATGGCCATCGGTGACAGACCGGCACTTGCAGTTGGACTTGTGGGCGGTATGATCGCGGCAAACGGAAAATCCGGTTTCCTTGGAGCTCTTCTTGCAGGCTTCCTTGCAGGATATCTGATCCTCGGACTTCGTAAGGTTTGTGATAAGCTTCCGGAAGCACTGGAAAAAATAGCGCCTGTACTGATCTATCCGGTCGTTGGTGTCCTCCTTATGGGACTTTGTATGACCTTTATTGTAGAGCCGATCATGGGTGGTATCAATACAGGATTAAATAATGCCTTGACAGGTATGGGAAATTCAAGTAAAGTAATTTTAGGGCTGATTCTCGGTGGTATGATGGCCATTGATATGGGTGGTCCGTTCAACAAGGCAGCATATGTATTTGGTACAGCAGCTATTGCGGCAGGAAACTATGACATTATGGCAGCAGTTATGGTAGGAGGTATGACTCCTCCGTGTGCCATCGCACTTGCATCTCTGCTGTTTAAAGACAAATTTACAAAAGAAGAGCGTGAGGCAGGACCGACCAACTTTATTATGGGACTTGCATTTATCACAGAAGGTGCGATTCCTTTTGCGGCATCTGACCCGATCCATGTACTTCCGTCCTGTATCGTTGGTTCCGCAGTAGCCGGAGCGATCTCCATGTTCTTCAACTGTACATTGATGGCACCACACGGTGGAATCTTCGTATTCCCGGTTGTAGGTAATGCACTGATGTATCTGGTCGCATTGGTTGTGGGAACTCTGATCTCAGCTATGCTTCTCGGTGTACTGAAGAAAAAGGTTGCTTAA